ctcaggaggcGGGTGTAGTGCAGATTCACGAGAATTATGCCAGGCCGAAAAGGGTTGCTTTACGAGGAGGTCTCCCCGACTGGGCCCGTACGCCCTCGATTATGGAggattaagggggtgatctaatcgagatgTTAAAGAGGGTTAGAGGATTCAATAGGGTATATgtagaaagagagaaagtgaaaactatttcctctgatgggggaaatctagaacaagggCGCGGAACCTTAAATTGAGAGctgggctgttcaggggtgatgtcaggaaacacttcttcacacaaaggctagtggaaatctcgCCTCAAAAAAAACTGAGATCGAAAGTTCTTTCAGTAGGCAAGGGGGTTAAAGGTTACGGCATCAGGGTGGGTAGATGGGAGTTCaggaacagatcagccacgatccgaTTGAATGACGGTACAGGCTcatggggctgaacggcctcccctCGCCGCTAAGTTAGTCATGTCTGcccaccttccccctcccaaaAATAAAAGGGAGAGGTGGAAGAGAAAAACAAAGCTCCACACACGAGACAGATGTCAAGGAAGCGAAATTCAGTCAGTTTAATTGtttatttctctgtctccatctggtcCGTGAGCTCTGAGCCTTTCACTCAACAAGGTCAGAAACAACCGAACTGGAGGACCAGAGGTGCACCCAGTCTCTCAGCGAGAGGCGGCGGGGAACAAACATGAAAGGAATTAAGCATTGATACACCTTAATTAAAAAAACAAAACCGAATGTAATGCAAATAGCGAACTGCTCATTCCGGTGGGCGCTAATTATCGGTAGGGGTGAGGGAGAGGCAGAACCGAGAGGGGTTGGTATCTACTTTGGGGGGATGGGGGAGGAAAGAGAAGGGGGCACACGGATGGGTGTCGGGGTCTGTAAAGTTCCATGCATTTGAGGGGTAAgacccacccctcccctcctccccccccccaccccaacacccctctctTTTCCCGACTTGAGGTCTGTGTTCAATCACCGAGCTCCTCCCCTCAAAGCCAGCACCAGATGTAGCACGGAGCCTCCCTGAATCTTGTAGTCTGCCGCTGTCTTCTCATCGTtcctggggggggggaaaagagagggcagGACTGACATGGCTTGAAAACGTTGTCCTGTTACCAACCACCGCACCTTCCCCCCcacaccactgcccccccccccccccagccaaccCTGGATCTCAGAAGGTCACAGGTTtgagtccccccccaccccccacacacaaaacccccaacactccagaggctcgagccCCTACAATGCAGGGCTGACATGCCCGGGAATGTAAACTGAACAGGGACCCCCGCATACACAGACAGACAAatcaggacatgccactgatgtggtagcctgggtTGTTACAACATCGAACAGCTTGTCTATAACCACACTCATGGACATTGGCCTTTTGAAATGTGTggggtttccttcttgccttatcaagatgcagaaatcacatccattgctggtatgcaccCAAGACCCCACCCTGCTGGGAGCAgggtatgaccacatgcaggtggtcctgcatagccagggtgggattgataaggcactgaaacccaatcggatgacccaattcaaaacctTACCTTGTATgtcgagggaccagggtcagaaaggggtatgaagccacagctcacaaggaacATTGACGCTGCAGCCAGGAAGCATGACTTGACCAGTCACAGGAAGTCACGCGGGAGAAGTTGCTCAGTGGATCTGACCACCTGGGAATGAGCTCCTGTACGCGTGCCTACTGAGcgactggtgttgtaagtatatactattgcttggtgagttaataaaggtgttccacataaagtggaaatagTACCCAAAGTCTGTTTCGTGCGATCGATTCTCAGTACGGGGGCAGGACCTtaagagggaagtgagaccccatTTATAAGAGTCttacacattacaacagtgatgacacttcaaaaggagTACtcaattggttgtaaagcgctttgggacgtccagaAAGGCACCATGTAAAtacaggctctcactatccacccctcCGCTGCCTGATACTCACATCTGTTTCCCGCTGTAGATGAGGCGCTGCTGCTGCGGGGGGATTCCCTCTTTTTCCTCCACTCGCTCTTTTATTCGCTCCACCTAAAGGGTGGAAACAACACCAGATCCACATCGGACAGGAGCGACTCTTAATACTGACGCGTTACGAAACGCGAGCCCCAATGTTTATGAACACTGGATTtgtaacatgatttttttttttaaaaaaacaacttttaaaagcttgagtcagagaagtcaggtgacctcaccaaCTCTGCTTGAAGacgagacagaaatcttggttaccaggacaacacagGTCAAAGACtcttcttttacaaaaaaaaacagagacTGCTGGGGTACAACACCTGAACAATGGATTTCACGCTCCCAGACTTGCGGATCGTaagcaaggagtcagtgattctgaggatgcaaacgtGCACGGCAGCTGCTAACGCATGGAAACACTGTAAAGCCCAGATGGCTCTGCTGAAGCCAGACTTCTGGACTATGAATATTAGAAAAAGACAAGGAGCTATTGGCTTTTGATTCTAGATAAATTTGACAGACTTTCCGAAGGCAGACcggctgtaaaaaaaaaaaggaaacaagCGGCGGCAGCttcaagggagagaaaaagaactgAGAGCACAAggttgcaaagacttgaacctgtttcgaAAGTTGAAGTTTGCGGACAAGtaaaagaccagcaggatcacaggaattgccttattcacggACGCCCAGCTCGAAAGTACTCAGAAGTGAGCAAGGAGAACATTGACTTTGGGAAAATTCTAGGAGATCCgacccattgctactgggaggaggaggaggaaggatttcaccatcaaagaggactatGTAACTTGCAGGtggggtgtgaggttttcaagtatttaatAAGAAAATACTTTTCTTTATAATTTGGGGCATCAGCTACTAATAAAGtctatttagttaatgggaattTCTTGCAGTTTAGTTTTTTTTATAATGAAAGCCTTAAAATGTGAAATCGGGTCGTGTAATTCTTTAAACTGGCCTGGGGGGTTCGTATTTTGTAGCTTAACTACAACGGACTCATAGAGGTCATAACACCGGCATCATCAACGTTCCAGCACACTCCAACAGATTGGTGCGTGACAAAAAACAAATTGAAAGCACGCACGGGCCGGACAACCTAAGCACAGAGGCACACAAGTTGGGAAATGTGCCGAGTGAGACAAGGACGAGCCGGATGCGGATCTCACCTTATCAGTGGGCTCGATATCGATTTCAATCTCCTTCCCGGTCAgtgtctgaaaggaagaaaaaacacaCAGGGAGGTCAGACCGACAGGCAGCGATGCCTCAGGACAGCTTCCCTCATCGGCTCAGAAGAAAGGGGCgataagaagtaggagtaggccacgtggcccctcgagcctgctccgccatttaattatCATGGTTGaccttcgacctcaactccactttcccgcccgcttcccttatccctcgattccctctgtgcccaaaaatctatcaatcccagtcttaaatgcattcaacgacggagcatccacaaacctctggggaagagaattccaacgattcacaacccttttgagtgaacaaatttctcatctcagtcctaaatagttgACTTCTCGTCCTGCGACTGTGGCCCCTGTGCTAGATTCCCCTTCAAGTGGGAACCTCCCatcagcatcttccctgtcaagccctctcagtgtCTTACGTTTTAAtgtggtcacctctcattcttctaaactccagggagcaCAGCACCTTCGACTCAATCTACCAGAGGTcgaccctctcatctcaggaatcactGTCCTTTAGGaatgaaatctgccttccttacttggtctggcctacagcaatgtggctgactcttgactgcctccctcaaatggccgaacaaggcactcagttgtaccaaactgctacaacagcaaactcagccctgtcaaccctgtaaagtcctccttactaacacctgggggtttgtgtcaaagttgggagagctgtcccacaggctagtcaagcaacagcctgacagtcatactcacggaatcatatctgaccatgtcccagacactgccatcactatcgccgggtatgtcctgtcccaccggcaggatagatacaccagagttggcagcacagtggtatacagttgggagggagttgccctgggaatcctcaacattgactcctgacgccatgaagtctcatggcatcaggtcaaacatgggcaaggaaatctcccgatgattaccacctaccgccacccccccacccctccctcagctgatgaatcagtactcctccatgttgaacaactggcagaaacactgagggtagcaagggcacagaatgtatgctgggtgggggacttcaatgtccatcaccaaaggtggctcggtagcaccacgactgaccgagctggccgagtcctaaaggacatagctgctagactgggtctgcggcaggtgggaagggaaccaagagagaaaaaccacttgacctcgtcctcacacaatctgcctgccgcagatgcatctgtccatgacagtattggtaggagtgaccaccgcacagtcccttgtggaggcgaagtcccatcttcacactgagggtacccaccatcatgttgtgtggcactaccgccatgCTAAACGGGGCAGATTTcgatcagatctagcagctcaaaactgggcatccatgaggcgctgtgggccatcagcagcagcagaattgtactcaaccacaatctgtaacctcatggcccggcatatacccatctaccattaccatcaagcaggagAGCAACCCCGGGTTCAATGTGGAACTTGCcttgagcagcaccaggtatacttaggggaggcggtggggtaAGTGGTCATGTCACTCAACTagtccaaaggcccaggctaaagctctggggacacaggttcaaataccagctgggtggaatttaaattcaattaataaattcaagtgATTAATaaaaacatctggaattgaaagctcatcttgctaacgggtgccatgaaactatcgattgtcgtaaaaacccatctggttcactagcgcccttcagggaaggaaatctgccgtcctcacctggtctggcccacatgtgactccagacccacagcaatgtggttgactcttaacttccctctgaaatggccgagcaagccactccgttcaagggcgattagggatggtgaacaaatgctggccttgccagcaatgcccacatcccaagaaagaataaaaagaaaataaaactgaggtgtcagcctggtgaagctacaacacaggaatacttgcgtatccaaacagcagcagcagcatgtgatagagctaagcgatcccacaaccaacggatcagatctaagctctgcagtcctgccacatctagtcgtgaatggtggtggacagttaaacaactaactggaggaggtggctccacaaacatccccatcctcaatgatgggggagcccagcacatcagtgcaaaagacaaggctgaagcatttgcaacaatcttcagccagacgtgctgagttgatgatccatctcggcctcctcctgaagtccccagcgtcacagatgccagatttcagacaATCGGATTCACTCCGCACGgtaaagaaacaactgaaggcactggatactacaaaagctatgggccctgacaatattccggcaatagtactgaagacctgtgctccagaacttgctgcgcccctagccaagctgttccagtacagctacaacactggcatctaccctgcaatgtggaaaattgcccaggtatgtcctgtgcacaaaaagcaggacaaatccaacccggccaactactgccccatcagtctactctcaatcatcagtaaggtgatggaaggtgtcgacagtgccatcaaccagcacttgctcagcaataacctgctcagcgacgctcagtttgggttccgccagggccactcagctcctgacctcattacagccttggttcaaacaggcacaaaaaaaaactgaattcaagaggtgaggtgacagtgactgcccttgacatcaaggcagcatttgaccgagtgcagcattaaggagccctaaaactgaagtcaatgggaatcagggggaaaactctccgttggttggagtcatacctagcgtaaaggaagatggttgtagtttttgagatcaatcatctcagccccaggtgttcctcagggtagtgtcctaggcccaaccatcttcagctgattcatcaatgaccttccttcaatcataaggtcagaagtggggatgttcgctgataattgcaaaatgttcagcaccattcacaattcctcagatactgaaacagtccatgtagaaatacagcaagacctggacaatatctaggcttgggctgataagtggcaagtaacatgtgctccgcacaagtgccaggcaatgaccatctcaaacaagggggaataaaaccatctccccttgacattcaattgcattaccatcactgaatcccccactatcaacatcctgggggtcaccattgaacagaagctgaactggaccagccacataaatactgtggctacaagagcaggtcagaggctggagattctgcagtgagtaactcaccacctgactcccagtgcctatccaccatctacaaggcacaactcacttgcctggatgggtgcagctcgacaccatctgggacaaagcattccgcatgatcggcaccccatctaccaccttaaacattcactgcctccaccaccgacacacactggcagcagtgtgtaccatctacaagatgcactgcagcaatgtaccaaggctcctcagacagcaccttccaaacccacgacctctaccacctagaaggacaagggcagcagatgcatggga
This genomic window from Heterodontus francisci isolate sHetFra1 chromosome 34, sHetFra1.hap1, whole genome shotgun sequence contains:
- the LOC137348514 gene encoding NEDD8; protein product: MLIKVKTLTGKEIEIDIEPTDKVERIKERVEEKEGIPPQQQRLIYSGKQMNDEKTAADYKIQGGSVLHLVLALRGGAR